The Pseudomonas viciae genomic interval ATGGTAGCGATTCTCATTAATCTTTTAAAATTTATGCAGGGTTCTCAAATTTCCCTGTCGACGATGAACAGTCGCAAGACGGCAACGCCCTGTTTATACTTCGACCCCCTCTGAACGATAACCTCTCTCAACTGCGGTCCACGGATGAGTCGATGATTCCCAGCCTTGCCCCGCTGTTCACAGGTCCCCTTGCCGACCATGGTGAAAAGCTGCAACTGCGCAGCCATCCCCGTACAGACGTGCCGGGTGACAGGTTCTTCCAGCACGAGTATTTCGGTGCATTCGTCGACGACCTGCAGGCCCGGTACAAAACCGATGAGCGCCTGGCCCTGGTATCGCTGTGGTCCAAATGGTACTTCAGCACGTTCCTGGCACCGGTGATGGCCGCCAATCTGCTCCAGCAGTGCGATCTGCCACTGGCCCTTGCCGACACCGGGATACAACTGGGCAATGACGCCAGGCCGCAGGCGTTGCACTTGTCCCATGCCGGCCACCCCTTGGGCCCCTGCACGGCCTTCGAGCGATTTCATACCCTGATCGAAGGTCATCTGGAGCCCGTCATCGAAACCCTGGTCAAGGTTTCCCGGGCCTCGCCCCGGTTGTTCTGGAGCAATGCCGGCAATACGTTCGAGTTCGTCACCAGCCGTCTCGACCTGCACCCGTTGGCCAACGCGCACAGCACCGCGCCGGCCAGAGAAATCCTGACCACCCGCCTGCGGCCCAATGGCCGGCGCAATCCTTTATTCGCCCCCGTGCATTACCACGATATCGGCGAAGAGGAGCCACAGCGCCTGAGGCGCATCTGCTGCATTCGCTACCGCCTTCCCGGCGTCGGCTATTGCAGCAGTTGCCCACTCGATGAGTGCAAACAGCAGGAGCAGGCCGTTTGACGGCAACCCTATTTCGCCAGTTGAAAAGGGTTCTCTGTCGTTCGGTCGTAGTCCACGAGATGGCCGTAGTCGAGACGATAGACTCGGTCGGCAACATCGAAATAACGGTCGTCATGGGTGATTGCAATCACCGTCTTGCCGGCCGCCTTCAACTCGGGTAGCAGTTCGTTGTAGAACACATGGCGGAACACCGGATCCTGATCGGCCGCCCATTCGTCCAGCAGGAACACTTCCCGGCCTTCCATCATCAGCAGCAACAGTGCCAGACGCTTGCGCTGGCCCTGGGACAACGCCGTGGTCGACAACCGCCCGGCCGCGAATTCGACTTTATGGGCCAGCCCCAGGCGGGCAAGATAATGATCCACCCGAGCCTCGAGCCCTTCATGATTGCCAGCCTCGCCCAGCACATCGGCGAACAGATAGAAGTCGGCAAAAATGGCGGCGAAATGCTCTCGATGCCACTCACTGGTGCTGGCATCGAGTACCGCACCATTCAGCGAAACCTGCCCCGAAGTCGGCACGTAGAGCCCGGTCAGCAGCTTGGCCAGGGTCGATTTGCCGCTGCCATTACCGCCGACAATGAAAATCAGCTCACCGCGACGAATCGTCAGGTCGATCGGCCCCAGCTCGAACGCGAACTCATCGCTCTGCCCGGGATAGCGATAATGCACGTTTGACAGGCGCAACTCGCCGAAGGGTTGCGCCGCTTGCGCAGGTGTCTTGAACTGCACCGTCTCACCCAGCGCCAGGGCATCGATGGCCTGCAAGGCGACATGGCCGCGAATGACCGCAGGAATGGCATCCAGAATCATCGAGATCGGCGTGCGCAGAAACATGATTGCCAGCACGTAACCCACCACGACCTGCTGACTGAGCAACCCCAGCCCCTGGCCGAGAAAGAACAGCGTACCGATCAGTACGAACACCAGCAGTGTCGTCCAGTTCAGGTTCACCGCCCACAAGGTGTCGGCACGTACCGACGCATCCAGCGAGGCCCGCGCGATGGGTTCGAGCTTGTGTTCATAGAGCAGGTGCCGGCGTTCCCGGCTCAGGCCCAACTCGCAACGCCCCTGGATGGCAGCCTCGAACTGCTCGGTCAACTGGTCGTCCTGTTGCCGTACGGCCTGCATCAAGGTCTTGACCTTGCGCCCAAGCAACACATCAAGCCCCACCCCAAGGGCGATCACCCCAAGGGTCAGGAAAAAAAACGGCATGCTCAGCCAGGCCATGTAAGCAAGCCCCGCCAGCAACAGCAAACCGTTGTACAAGGAGATCGGCAACTGCTTGAACGCCGTGGCGACGGTGGTCACATCCTTGGTCAGGGCGTTGTAGATACGCGGGCTGCCCAGCCGCTCGATGCGCTCCAGTGCGGTGCCCAACACCTTGCCCACCAGCCGCAGGCGCAACTGGTAAACCAGGCGATGCCCGATCTGCACCAGCAGCCATTGCGACGTGACACCACTGATGAACAATAGGATCAGCAGGCCACCGAACAGCAACAAGCCCCGGCCGATATCATCGAGTCCGTGCTCCAGGCTGCGATTGATATACCCGATCAGGCCGATACTGGTTGCCGCACTCAAGGCGCTGCTCAGAATCGCCAGCAGAATGCGCCATCGAGCGTCGTGCAACAGTTCTTTCAATAGGATCATGAGGCAGACACCACCTTGGCAGAGGTTTGCAACAGTAAAGGCAACAGGCTTTCGACCAATCGCGGCTCTGCGAGCATCTCGTGATGCCCTACGTCCAGTGTCCACTGGC includes:
- the fhuF gene encoding siderophore-iron reductase FhuF, translating into MIPSLAPLFTGPLADHGEKLQLRSHPRTDVPGDRFFQHEYFGAFVDDLQARYKTDERLALVSLWSKWYFSTFLAPVMAANLLQQCDLPLALADTGIQLGNDARPQALHLSHAGHPLGPCTAFERFHTLIEGHLEPVIETLVKVSRASPRLFWSNAGNTFEFVTSRLDLHPLANAHSTAPAREILTTRLRPNGRRNPLFAPVHYHDIGEEEPQRLRRICCIRYRLPGVGYCSSCPLDECKQQEQAV
- a CDS encoding cyclic peptide export ABC transporter, with amino-acid sequence MILLKELLHDARWRILLAILSSALSAATSIGLIGYINRSLEHGLDDIGRGLLLFGGLLILLFISGVTSQWLLVQIGHRLVYQLRLRLVGKVLGTALERIERLGSPRIYNALTKDVTTVATAFKQLPISLYNGLLLLAGLAYMAWLSMPFFFLTLGVIALGVGLDVLLGRKVKTLMQAVRQQDDQLTEQFEAAIQGRCELGLSRERRHLLYEHKLEPIARASLDASVRADTLWAVNLNWTTLLVFVLIGTLFFLGQGLGLLSQQVVVGYVLAIMFLRTPISMILDAIPAVIRGHVALQAIDALALGETVQFKTPAQAAQPFGELRLSNVHYRYPGQSDEFAFELGPIDLTIRRGELIFIVGGNGSGKSTLAKLLTGLYVPTSGQVSLNGAVLDASTSEWHREHFAAIFADFYLFADVLGEAGNHEGLEARVDHYLARLGLAHKVEFAAGRLSTTALSQGQRKRLALLLLMMEGREVFLLDEWAADQDPVFRHVFYNELLPELKAAGKTVIAITHDDRYFDVADRVYRLDYGHLVDYDRTTENPFQLAK